The genomic interval TATTGCACCTCATGCATTAAACAAATTAATAAATTTAATACTACAAATTGCAAGTTCGGATGAATATCAGGTGATCCATCAAAATTCTAATTTATATGAGATCATTCATAATCGTAAATCAAGCCAAGAGTTAGCAAAAGATCTCTTTTTAAATATTACATCAAAATTAAAATTGCCTATAAATATTGAGTTTAAACACAATCTATTAGATTATCTCTATTTTAAAAATAAAAGTAAACTTCTTACGTATTTAATCCAAACGGATAAAGCCATTAACTATAATCTTTCTTTAAACTGGATTGAATCCCGGAAACGCAAAATCTCTGAAGATTGGATATATCAATTATATCTAAAAGCTTACGAAGATACTTCTGGAGATTTAAAGAAACATTGTGCAAATTTAATTTCGGAACTACTCTTAAAAGGAAACATTTTATTTGATACTATACTTTATTATAAATTTTACATCGAGACTGGGGACTCAAAATATTTAGAGCTCTATTTTTCAAATTTCGACTTAAATAGTACTGAAATTCAGGAATCTATTACAACGTATAATAAAGCTTTTGGAAAGCAGAAGTTATCATTCTATCAAACTTTGGATATAGCTTACTTTTCCAGGCAATATCAGGAATTAGTTTTATTATTAAAGGAAGCACCTGATTTAGACTGTATTACAAAATATGACATTTCGCTACCGGATGAATATCAATTGGAAGTAGTGCAAATTTATTTGAATCAAATCAAGACATTTCTGGAAGGGCACGCAGGATATAAGGCGAATCTAAAAATTGAAGAATTAATAAAACACGTTAAACAATATTATAAAAATATTTATTATCAAACTTTTGTTAAAGAGATTAAAATTCAATTTCCTGAGCGAAAATTAATTGCGATAAAATAATTATGAGAAACTATTGTTTTATTTTTATTATTTTGTTTACTGCTTGTAATCAATCAGTAATAAATTCCAAAATTCCTGATTGGGTCAAATATTTATCTATTTATGAAGTAATGCCACAGCAGTATTCCGAGTCAAAAAATTTAAATGGTATAACAGATGACTTAAAAAGGATCCATACTATGTTTTTTACTGCTCTTTGTTTACTTCCGATTCAGGAAAGAGATGAAGCAAATAATGCATTTAACCCAAGCAGTCCATTTGCCATTAAAAGTTTTGATGGAATAGATTTAAAATTAGGGATTGCTAAAGATTTGACAAGATTGATAGACTCTGCACATGCACTTAAGATGAAGGTACTAATGGAATGGAATTTTAATTTTACAGGTCCACACCATACTTGGAGAGAACAGCATCCTGAATATTATATTTCTGATCAAAAAATGATTGACAATCACTACAATCCGAATTATGTTAAATTGAATTTAGAAAATACAGATTTGCAAAAAAAGTTAATTAAATCTATTTCAAATTTTTTGCGGGAATTTCAATTTGATGGAGTTGTTCTCTTTGATCAGGACAAAACTCCGGCAAACTTTAATGAATCACTTTTAAAATCCATTTCGAATATTAGACCTTTAGTATTAATTAATCATTCTAATACAATTCTAAATGGCTATACATTTCACATGAACTCTTCATTTTATGCAAAACTCCATCAAGCTTATGATAGTACACTGTTGGTTGATGCATTCAATTTATTTGTAGATTCCTGTTCAAAAATACCAAACATTAACTTTGTGCATGATTATTTATTAAATGAAAAATTTGGATCAGAGGTGAATGTATTTTATAATGCTTATAAGTATTTTCATACGCTGGCTTTTTTTCTACCAGGAATCCACTGGGTATTGAATGGTACAGAGGATCCACAGTTTGATAGACTTAGTATATTTTCAAATAAACCGTTTTCAAGGCAGTTTAAATATAATAATGATTTCTTTAGAAGCATGAATTATCAAAAACAAAAGAATCCGGCTTTATGGAATTTAGATCCAGAAAACTTACCAAAAAGAATTTCTACATCCAATGATGTTTTAGCCCTAGAACGAAAATCTGGATCATCTTGTATAGTTGGTCTCTTTAATCTAACCAACAAAATTGTTCGTTTCCAAATAGTAAATGATTATTTTAATTACTATCAAATATTTAATAAAGTTCCTTTAAATTTTAGCAAAAATACAGAGCTTCAATTAGGACCATTTCAATCGCTACTTTTCTCAAATATCCCTTAATTATGGAACTTTGGTGGACTGGCAAAACAAATTCTAAGTACTTAAACGATGGAATTCTTGAGTATCAAAAGCGAATTTGCCAATTACATAAATTTGAAATCAGAGAGTTTAAAGAATCAAAAGGGATTCAAATGCCAAAACTCATTACAAAATATGAAGAGGAAGCTATCAGTTTAGTATTGGATAAATCAAAATTCAAAGTGGTATTATTAGATGAAGTTGGAATTTCTATGCGTTCCATT from Saprospiraceae bacterium carries:
- a CDS encoding 23S rRNA (pseudouridine(1915)-N(3))-methyltransferase RlmH: MELWWTGKTNSKYLNDGILEYQKRICQLHKFEIREFKESKGIQMPKLITKYEEEAISLVLDKSKFKVVLLDEVGISMRSIEFSKWLEAKFLNSTHKFCFIIGGPYGFSDEFKLKADSLLSLSKMTLSHQLIRLVFLEQLYRALSIKNNLPYHHE